The window TTTTATTAACCTTTCATTCACAAAGACAAAGAGCTGCAAAACGTTGATATTTGAAACTTGTAAATGAATACCGTTAATTTTATAATTTATTGATGAATCTCCTTTCAATCGAAACATCCTGCGACGAGTGTTCAGCAGCCGTCTTGGTCGATAGTGCACTTAAGTCGGTTATAATATCGTCACAGCTTGTTCACAACGAATACGGCGGCGTCGTGCCTGAGCTTGCTTCGCGCGCTCACATTGAAATGATTGTTCCAGTTGTCGAGGAAGCGTTGAAGAAATCTTCCATTTCCAAGAATGAGATCGATGCAGTCGCGGTAACTTACGGCCCCGGGCTCGCCGGCTCGCTCATCGTCGGACTGAGTTTTGCGAAATCGTTTGCTGCATCTCGGGGAATTCCCGTCGTCGGCGTGAATCATATAGAAGGACATTTGTACTCAAGTTTCCTCGAAAATGATAAACCGCAATTTCCGTTTCTGGCTTTGATTGTCAGCGGTGGTCACACGATGCTGGTACACGTGAAGGAGCCATACTCACACGAGCTTCTCGGACAAACGCGGGATGATGCGGCGGGCGAAGCCTATGATAAAGTGGCAAAACTCCTTGGACTCGGATATCCCGGTGGACCTGTTATAGATAAACTCGCTAAGGAGGGGAATCCAGAGGCGTTCAAGTTTCCCCGCGCTTTTATTAACGATGACTCTTTCGAGTTCAGCTTCTCCGGCCTTAAGACGAGCGTCCTTTATCTCCTTCGAGATTCTCAGAATGCATCCCGTCCGGAGAAGTATAAGCAGACCCGAAGGACAGTCGGAGGCGACGGTGCTGATGAGAGGTTCATTCGAGACATTTGTGCTTCGTTTCAACGCGCCGTCGTCGATGTCCTTGTCGAGAAGGCCATCGCAGCCGCCGTAAAATTTTCAGTGAGGTCGATAACTGTCGCCGGCGGGGTTGCGGCAAACAGTGAGCTTCGCGGGACGATGGCAGAGCGTGCGCACTCGATCGGAGCGAAAGTTTTTTTCCCGCGCCCTTTGTACTGCACGGACAATGCCGCCATGATTGGGATTGCAGCGCACTTTAAGTACAAGAAGTTTGGAATTATTTCAGACTTTATGTTGAAGCCCGTGCCAAATCTTACATTTTCGTCCGAGTTATCCCTTTAAGAAAGTTGTTGAGTTGAATAGAATAAAGAAGGTTATTGGATTCATTGCACAGGACGGAAAACATAAGAAAATTCTCAGCGCATACGTCATGCCCGGATTTCCGACTCGCGATTCAACTGCTGAAGTCTTGAGATCGGCGGAGAAAGCCGGCGTTGATTTTGTCGAGATTGGTGTTCCGTTCAGCGATCCCCTTGCCGACGGTCCGGTAATACAGAAGGCTTCCCAAGCTGCAATCGAGAACGGAATGTCGCCTGAAAAAATCGTCGATTTCGTAAGGACTTTTAGAAAAGAATCCGAACTTCCTCTGATTCTGATGGGATACGTGAATTCTTTCCTGAACGGCATCGGAAGGAGTTTCCCGGAAAAGCTGAAGTCTGCCGGAATCGACGGCGTTATCATCCCCGATCTTTCCCTGGAAGAATCCGACATGGTGAGGAAAGATATTGAGGATGCCGGACTGAGTCTCGTTTTGCTGGCCGCACCGACATCGACGGACGAGAGAATTGTGAAGATCAGCGAGGCATCGACGGATTTTGTCTATTGCGTCTCGGTCACGGGAGTGACGGGGGCAAGAAAGAATCTTGTGAGCAGCGATGTTACGGATTTCTTGAAACGCGTTCGGAAATTTTCTCGGAAGCCTTTCGTGGTCGGATTCGGCATATCGACTCCCGATACTGCAAGGGACATATCGAAATATTCTGACGGCATCGTGGTCGGTTCTGCGTTGCTGCAGAAAATTTCCTCGTCGTCTCAGTGCGGGGAAACAGCTTATGAGTTTCTAAAAAGTCTGCGGACGGCGATTGACGAAGAATGAATGACATGAAATCGCTTCGGGAGAAGATCGATCGACTCGACAAGCGGATCGTCAAGCTTCTCAACAGACGAGCTAAATACGCGGACGAGATCGGAAAGGTAAAGGAGAAATTGGGCCTTGAGGTATATTCTCCTGAAAGAGAAAAGCAGGTAATCGAAAATGTAAGCATCGAAAACCCGGGTCCACTTACCGATGAGGCCATCAAGCGTGTTTATGAGAGAATCATAGACGAGTCCCGTCGACTGGAGCGCGAAAGTGCCGGGGAACGGCGGATTTCCCTGCAGACAAATAATTCAAGGAGATTTTTTTTATGGTCCATGTTCCACCGTGAAAAGCCTTGATCTGACAGAAAGAAGCAAATTATTCGCATTCGCCGCGACTATGGTCGCTGCCTTTGTCATGGTATGGATAATAATCTTCGTAATGCCGTACCACCATGAGCGTGGAAGGGGGACGATCATAACGATCGAGAGGGGCATGAGCGCAGACAGAGTCTACACAAAGCTTGTTCAATCCAGCACAATTACGAATAAATTTGTCTTCAAAATTGTAGCTAAGATTTTTGCCGTGGAACACAGGATCAAGGCCGGCAAGTATCTCTTCGTCGGTTTTTTTTCCGACTATGACGTCATGAAGATAATCGCATCGGGCAAGAGCAACCTCCTTGTGACAGTGACGATCCCGGAAGGACTTACGATACGTCAGATTGCATCCGTTTACCAGCGTGAGATTGGAATTGATTCGACCGCTTTTGCGGATCTGGCTCTTGACGACTCTTCTTCCTCGGCATTGGGTATCCCGTCGAAAACCTTAGAGGGTTATCTCTTTCCGCAGACTTATGACTTCTACTATGACACCGACCCGAAGGAAATACTGGAACGGATGGTCGACGAGTTCGATATTTTTTTCGACGACTCTTTGAGAGAGAGGGCGGCTCAAATGGGATTGAGAATCTCGGAAGTGATGAAGATGGCATCGATAATCGAAGATGAGGCGCGCGTCGATTCTGAAAGGGCAATCATAGCAAGCGTGTATTATAATCGTTTAAAGAAGCATATACCGCTGGAAGCCGATCCGACGATCCAGTACGCTCTCGGGGAACGGAAGAGAGTTTATTACAAGGATTTGAAAATAAATTCGCCCTACAACTCCTATGAAAAAATCGGCTTGCCGCCGACGCCGATATGCAACCCCGGACAAAAATCTATTATCGCGGCGCTATATCCAGCGCGGACGGATTATCTATACTTCGTTTCGAACGGACACGGCGGCCATAAGTTCAGCAGTACATACGATCAGCATCTCCGGGCAGTGCGGGCATACAAAAGAATTCGAGCACACTAGCTACCGCCATAAAATGCCGCTCTCAGTTTTGAAACTGCGATTAAAACAGGTAATCGGGTCATTTCGAGCCCCCTCGGTTTTGAAATTCCTCGCTCCTGATTTCCTCATAGGAGTTTTTATGGCAGTATCAAATTGGAATTATCCGGACAAGAGTTTTATGCTGAAGGTCGGGGCCGTTGCCTGTTCGATTGCCTTGTTTACCTTGACGGCTGTGACGAAGAAATTGTTTTTCACCGGCGGCGACGTAGAGAATTTTTATTTTGTTTTGCCGACAACCGCATCCAGGTTTGCTTCCCTTTCATCTGTTATTCTCCTCAATCTCGTTGTGGTCCTTTCCGTCATAGTTCTCCCGGTGCTTCTTGTTTTTCATCCGTTGAATTTTCTTGGCGATGCAATTCTTATCGGGATATCTTCTTCATGTTACTCCGCCACATTTTATTTTGTTGTTTTATTCGTAGTGGCACTGCTCCCGAGAAGGATTGCCGATCCGGCGTTGATGATTTTCCAGGTATTGATGGCATTGATTCTTTTGGCGGTGTTCCAGCTTCCCATCTATGACGTCCTATTTAGTACTACAAACTTCTTGTCTCTGACTCCTTGCATCTTGTTCCTGGTTTCTTGTCTCCTGTTTCTTCTTTTCCCGTTGCAGGAGAAACTAATCTCTAATTTGAAGGAATATGAATCCGATTCGGGCATGAATCTGCCGGCGATTGTTGAAAGACTCAGAAACGCACTTTTCATTAGGAGTTCGGAAGAGGAGGCAGGTTTTCTTTTTTTTCTCTCCAACATCGTAAGAGGTCAGTCATTTAGACTTTCGACGATTGCAACGGCCGCCACACCGGTGATGGTCGCGATCTTCTGGGTGCTTCGTGGTTTTCGTTTTGTAAATTTCGGGGAGCCGACCGGGTTCTTGACGCCGGAATATGCCGCGCCAATAGCTTCTCTTGTCGGTTCCGGCATCGTGGTGCATTATTTTCTGTCGCAGAATTTATTGAGCTCAAAAGACCACGACGCCGCTTGGCTTTTTAAAGTAAATCCGTTGTTCTGCAGCGGCAAGTTTGTGCTGGGAGTCCGTAAATCGTATCTAACCATCGTCCACGTCCCGATGAGCATCGGAATTTTCCTGGTAATTATTCAGGGAAATTCGTTTCTGGAGTCCGCAGTTGTCGCGCTGACATTTTATTTTTTGACTCATATAGCCGCAACCGTTTTTTCAATCACGCAGAAGAATCTGCCGTTCACGCTGCCATTCACTCGGATCAGCTCGGAGAGTATAGCCGATCTGATTTTCATGCTTCTTTATTCGACTCTCGTGACGTTTATTCTGCTTGTTTCTTACGAAAAAATCGGGAATCTTTTGATGCTGAATCTTTTTGCGTTTATCTTAGTAAGTGTCATTGAGTTTTCATCGGTGAGATTCACCAATAGCAGAGTTGAGCTTGTCTAAAAACAAATCGAATGTCCCGTTCGCAGGGAAGAAAATGATCGTGGGCGTAACGGGAGCAAGCGGTGCAATCTATGCTCTTCATACACTCCGTGCGCTCCTTACAAAAGGAATCGAAGTACACATCGTCTTTTCCGACTACGGAGCCTACGTCATTGAGAGCGAAACGGATTTTTCACTGAAGACGGGGGACATGCTTGAATCCTTCAGGGCAAAATACGGCGATGAGGTAATGAGCGGCAGCATTGTGAAATACAGCAACAAGGATCTTGCCGCGACAATTTCGAGCGGTTCGTTCAAGACAGATGGAATGGTTGTTGTGCCGTGTTCCATGAAGACTCTGGCGGGAGTTGCGCAGGGTGTCGCAGGAAACCTGATCGAGCGTGCAGCCGATGTCACTTTGAAAGAGGGCAGGAAACTCGTGCTTGTTCCCCGCGAGACTCCGTTGAACAAGATTCACCTGAAAAACATGTTAGCCGCAGCAGATGCAGGAGCGCATATACTTCCCGCAATGCCTGCATTTTACCAGAAACCGACCTCGATAGAAGAACTCGCAGATTTCATAGCGGCCAGGATTCTTGCGTTGTTTGATATTGAAACGGAACTTTTCGAGCCTTGGCAAAAGTAAATCGATCTACCAATCTCTCGTCAGCCGTTCTCTATGGATTCTCGATTTCTTTTTTTCTCATCATCCTCGCGGGTTGCGCAGGTCAGATCGGCCCCTCCGGCGGCCCGATAGACAAAACGCCGCCACAAATTGTTTATTCATCGCCTTCGCAAAAACAATTGAACTTCAATTCGGACGAATTAGAAATTCGTTTTGATAAATATATGTCCGAACGGGCAGTGGAGAATGCAATCTATTTTCCTCCGTTCAGCTCGAAAGAGATCGACTTTGACTGGTCGGGCAAAGAATTGACGATCAAACTCCGCAAGCCGCTGGAAAAGGACCGAACATATATTTTAACGATTGGCGCCGGAGCACAGGACACCAGAAATAATTCTATTGGCAAGGCGGTCAACCTTGTGTTCTCCACAGGCTCAAAGGTTGACACCGGCATCATAAGCGGCACCGTTTTTTTTACAGGTAAAGCTCAAGCGTACACCGTCGCGGCGTTCTCAGTCACCGACAGCATCGACACACTCAGACCTTCCATGAATCTGGCAAAATACGTCACGCAGTCCGACGACAGCGGAAGATACATCATGCAAGGTCTGGCCGCCGGTAAGTATCGGTTGGTATGTTTCGACGACCAAATGAGAAACTTTACCTACGCAATTCAAATGGATAATTACGCGTCGGCGACTCACGACATCGAAATGACAGATAGCCTCCAGAGTATCACCGACATGAATTTCATGCCTGCGACTGAGGATACATCTCGTCCTCAGTTGTATAGCGCCGACCTCGCGAAAGACGGAACACTGTTATTGAAGTTCAGCGAGATGTTGGACTCTTCCTCTATATCACCGCGGTATTTCTACGTGCGCGACTCCGTCACTGCTGAAGATTTCCCGGTTGATTACGCGGCCCGGCGAGAAGATAACAAGCTCAATGTCACTCTCGGTCTGGCAAAGCCGCTTCCTCTAAAACGCACCTATCTTGTAACGGCCACCGAAAACATAAGAGATCTTCAATCGAACAAAATCTCACCGGAGAACAACCCAGTCGTTCTGAAACCCGACAGTGCAACGGTCAGGGTGCCGCAATATTACTTCAATTTTTCCGATTCCGTTCGAGATGTCAATCCTCATGATACCCTGTTCTGCCAGATCATGTCGCCCGCAATTTCTCATTCCACTTCTGATACTCCTTTTGTGTCGCTGGTTGATAGTACGGGAAGTTTAGTTCCCGCCGGAATTTTCCGCCAATCCGAATCGGTCTTTAAAATTTCGCTCCAGGATCTCAAGTCTCTTGGATGGTACAGCGCGGAGATAAGGTATCGTTTCGCCGGATCGGAGAAAGACTCCGTAATGGCACGCAGTTTCAGGATGATAGATTTTGCGACACTTGGCGACATAGAAGGAGAAATCATCCCGGCAGGGAAAAAGGTTGTCGTCCTTGCCGCAAGCGCCGATGGAAAGAAGTATGTGACTCTCGCTGGACCGGACGGTAAATTCCATATCGGTGAAGTTCCCGCGGCAACTTTTACGTTGGGCGCGTACGTTCAGCACAATAATGGAATCGATTATTACAGCGGTAAAAGTTTCCCGTACAAATTTGCAGAGCCGTTCGGTGTCTATCCTGATCCGGTCAAAGTCAGAGCGAGGTGGACATCCGAGGGTGTGAAAATTAGGTTGTTTTAGCTCGGGCCAAGGGCGATTGATTTTCAAGCGTTTGAGCCGTAAATTTATTCAAAGTTGAGGTGACGATTTGTTTACGTTATTAGTTGTTTTGGAAATTTTCATTGCCGTCCTTTTAATGGCTGTTGTGTTGATGCAGGCTAGCAAAGGAGGAGGGTTGGCCGGCGGTTTCGGAGGTGCGAGCGCTGGTTTTGGAAACATGTTTGGAGTACGCAAGACAGCAGACGTTTTGTCAAGGATGACCACGATACTTGGTACCGTCTTCATCGTTCTTGCCCTCTTCATAAACTTGTTTTTCCTGCCGAACAAAGTTTCAAATCAGCAAAAGAGTTTCCTGCAGACTCAAGGACAACGGAGCTTACCTCCCGCGCAGCAGGTGCCGCAAGTTCCAGTCGAATCAGCTCCACAGCCGCAAAAGTGATTTTACTCCTCCTGAACGCGTCCTGAGGATAAGATATGCCCGATTCTCCTCTTATATTGCTTGTCGATGACGAGCAGGCAAATTTGGAATTATTCTCGACAATACTCACTGAAGAGGGTTACCGGGTATTGTCCGCTGCCAGAGGGGATGACGCTCTTCATCTCTTGGAAACCAGCAAACCTGATCTCATAATAAGCGACATCTACATGCCCGAGATGGGCGGATTCGAGTTTTATGAAAAGGTGCAGAAGGTACAGGAGCTTAGATCGGTTCCATTCATTTTCCTCAGCGCACTCTCCGATTGGCAGCATGTTCGTGAAGGAAAAGAATTGGGTGCAGATGATTATCTGACGAAACCCGTTGACATCGACGAGCTTGTAACGACCGTAAAGGGAAAGCTCAAACGCGCCGCTTCTCTTCGAAGTGCCATGCAGAGCGAGTTTGAAACCTTGAAGGAGCAGATTCTATCTACGTTGTCTCACGAATTGAATACACCGCTCACATATATCATCGGCTTTTCAGAGATCATAGGCAACAGCGAGTCGCCGATCCCCATGGACGAATTAAAGGAGTTTGCCGGCCTGATTCGACAGGGTGGCGACAGGTTGAAAAATTTTGTCGATGATTTTCTTGAGGCGGTTCAAATCGATTCGGGCAAGACGGCAGAATATTATTCAAGAAGCAAGAAAGAATTCAACCTCTCGGAATCTATTACGCTCCTTTCCAGGGAATACGCGATGGTCGCCACTGAAAAAAACGTTCAGTTCCAATCCGATGTGCCGGATGAGCTTCGCGTGATGGGGTCCGAGACTCTGATCCGTGATGCAATCGGCCGCATACTTTCCAATGCGGTAAAGTTCACATCTGAAGGCAATGTCAAGGTGTGTGCCCGCCCGGACGGAAACATTGTTCAGCTCGAGATTGCCGATACGGGAGTGGGAATTCCTGAAAAGGAATTGCCCAGAGTTTGCGAGAAATTTTATCAAGTCAACAAGGACAAGCAGCAGCAGCAGGGTGCGGGACTCGGCCTCTATATCGCCAACAACCTCGCGAAGATAAATCATTGCGAATTGGCCATTTCGTCGATTGAAGGCGTGGGAACCAAGGTTACCTTAGACATCCCGGCCCGGTAATCATGGCACGGTCGTGGTTCCTCATCACGAGCCTTTTTTTCCTTGTACCATCATTTAATATTTGCGCTTCCGTAATATCTGATGAACCTGATTCAACCTCCCCTTTCATAGTCAATAGAATTATCATCGAAGGAAACACGTTAACAAAGTCCTACGTCATTTTAAGGGAACTGCCTTTCAAAGAAGGGGACTCCGTGACTGCCGCCGATCTTGATTTTGCTAGGGAGCGAATTTACAGTACGGGACTCTTTACGAGAGTTCTCACGCAGCCGGAACCAGTTTCGAAAGACCACACCGACCTGCTGATCTACGTCGAAGAAAGGTGGTATGTCTGGCCGTATCCGATTGTCGGATTTCGCGACCAGGTTATAAGCTGGAATAAATTGTACGCCGGTCTCGGAGTGGTCGATCTCAATTTTCGCGGGATGGCGGAAAGACTTGAAGGAATGTTTGCGCTGGGCTACGATCCGTTCGCCGCAATTACTTACAGCAGCCCATCGATGGGCCGGGACAAAGAATATCTGCTGTGGCTGGGGGCAAGCTACTCTCATGGGAGAAACATCGGCCTCGGGTCGTCCTATTC of the Candidatus Acidiferrales bacterium genome contains:
- a CDS encoding response regulator; its protein translation is MPDSPLILLVDDEQANLELFSTILTEEGYRVLSAARGDDALHLLETSKPDLIISDIYMPEMGGFEFYEKVQKVQELRSVPFIFLSALSDWQHVREGKELGADDYLTKPVDIDELVTTVKGKLKRAASLRSAMQSEFETLKEQILSTLSHELNTPLTYIIGFSEIIGNSESPIPMDELKEFAGLIRQGGDRLKNFVDDFLEAVQIDSGKTAEYYSRSKKEFNLSESITLLSREYAMVATEKNVQFQSDVPDELRVMGSETLIRDAIGRILSNAVKFTSEGNVKVCARPDGNIVQLEIADTGVGIPEKELPRVCEKFYQVNKDKQQQQGAGLGLYIANNLAKINHCELAISSIEGVGTKVTLDIPAR
- the pheA gene encoding chorismate mutase, with amino-acid sequence MNDMKSLREKIDRLDKRIVKLLNRRAKYADEIGKVKEKLGLEVYSPEREKQVIENVSIENPGPLTDEAIKRVYERIIDESRRLERESAGERRISLQTNNSRRFFLWSMFHREKP
- the mltG gene encoding endolytic transglycosylase MltG; this translates as MKSLDLTERSKLFAFAATMVAAFVMVWIIIFVMPYHHERGRGTIITIERGMSADRVYTKLVQSSTITNKFVFKIVAKIFAVEHRIKAGKYLFVGFFSDYDVMKIIASGKSNLLVTVTIPEGLTIRQIASVYQREIGIDSTAFADLALDDSSSSALGIPSKTLEGYLFPQTYDFYYDTDPKEILERMVDEFDIFFDDSLRERAAQMGLRISEVMKMASIIEDEARVDSERAIIASVYYNRLKKHIPLEADPTIQYALGERKRVYYKDLKINSPYNSYEKIGLPPTPICNPGQKSIIAALYPARTDYLYFVSNGHGGHKFSSTYDQHLRAVRAYKRIRAH
- the secG gene encoding preprotein translocase subunit SecG; the encoded protein is MFTLLVVLEIFIAVLLMAVVLMQASKGGGLAGGFGGASAGFGNMFGVRKTADVLSRMTTILGTVFIVLALFINLFFLPNKVSNQQKSFLQTQGQRSLPPAQQVPQVPVESAPQPQK
- the trpA gene encoding tryptophan synthase subunit alpha, whose protein sequence is MNRIKKVIGFIAQDGKHKKILSAYVMPGFPTRDSTAEVLRSAEKAGVDFVEIGVPFSDPLADGPVIQKASQAAIENGMSPEKIVDFVRTFRKESELPLILMGYVNSFLNGIGRSFPEKLKSAGIDGVIIPDLSLEESDMVRKDIEDAGLSLVLLAAPTSTDERIVKISEASTDFVYCVSVTGVTGARKNLVSSDVTDFLKRVRKFSRKPFVVGFGISTPDTARDISKYSDGIVVGSALLQKISSSSQCGETAYEFLKSLRTAIDEE
- a CDS encoding Ig-like domain-containing protein, with the translated sequence MAKVNRSTNLSSAVLYGFSISFFLIILAGCAGQIGPSGGPIDKTPPQIVYSSPSQKQLNFNSDELEIRFDKYMSERAVENAIYFPPFSSKEIDFDWSGKELTIKLRKPLEKDRTYILTIGAGAQDTRNNSIGKAVNLVFSTGSKVDTGIISGTVFFTGKAQAYTVAAFSVTDSIDTLRPSMNLAKYVTQSDDSGRYIMQGLAAGKYRLVCFDDQMRNFTYAIQMDNYASATHDIEMTDSLQSITDMNFMPATEDTSRPQLYSADLAKDGTLLLKFSEMLDSSSISPRYFYVRDSVTAEDFPVDYAARREDNKLNVTLGLAKPLPLKRTYLVTATENIRDLQSNKISPENNPVVLKPDSATVRVPQYYFNFSDSVRDVNPHDTLFCQIMSPAISHSTSDTPFVSLVDSTGSLVPAGIFRQSESVFKISLQDLKSLGWYSAEIRYRFAGSEKDSVMARSFRMIDFATLGDIEGEIIPAGKKVVVLAASADGKKYVTLAGPDGKFHIGEVPAATFTLGAYVQHNNGIDYYSGKSFPYKFAEPFGVYPDPVKVRARWTSEGVKIRLF
- a CDS encoding flavin prenyltransferase UbiX gives rise to the protein MSKNKSNVPFAGKKMIVGVTGASGAIYALHTLRALLTKGIEVHIVFSDYGAYVIESETDFSLKTGDMLESFRAKYGDEVMSGSIVKYSNKDLAATISSGSFKTDGMVVVPCSMKTLAGVAQGVAGNLIERAADVTLKEGRKLVLVPRETPLNKIHLKNMLAAADAGAHILPAMPAFYQKPTSIEELADFIAARILALFDIETELFEPWQK
- the tsaD gene encoding tRNA (adenosine(37)-N6)-threonylcarbamoyltransferase complex transferase subunit TsaD, with the translated sequence MNLLSIETSCDECSAAVLVDSALKSVIISSQLVHNEYGGVVPELASRAHIEMIVPVVEEALKKSSISKNEIDAVAVTYGPGLAGSLIVGLSFAKSFAASRGIPVVGVNHIEGHLYSSFLENDKPQFPFLALIVSGGHTMLVHVKEPYSHELLGQTRDDAAGEAYDKVAKLLGLGYPGGPVIDKLAKEGNPEAFKFPRAFINDDSFEFSFSGLKTSVLYLLRDSQNASRPEKYKQTRRTVGGDGADERFIRDICASFQRAVVDVLVEKAIAAAVKFSVRSITVAGGVAANSELRGTMAERAHSIGAKVFFPRPLYCTDNAAMIGIAAHFKYKKFGIISDFMLKPVPNLTFSSELSL